The Bryobacteraceae bacterium genome includes a window with the following:
- a CDS encoding xylan esterase → MIHILLSFLLLQSPDELRAKMLELIGGLPEVRTPLNARVTGVVERPGYRVEKLLFDSLPGFHVTANLYVPAGRPGPFPAVLGTAGHSPSGKAAAVYQRAWISLVHRGYVVLAYDPPGQGERIEYFDPEMLRPRLRPGGVEEHIMAGLQCLLVGHSIARYFVWDGIRAFDYLTTRPEVDPRRIGVAGNSGGGTQAAYLAVFEPRLAAAVSSCYITRWKELWDGPGPQDAEQVWPGFLAAQLDFADFIRAFAPKPFLISSAIRDFFPIEGARATFRAAAEFYQQMDAPGRVEMAEHDDTHGWSKPLREATVRFFDRHLRGVDEPYREPEFDTEPESRLWVTPTGYLANSIGSETVFTLNRAIAADLYPRRRALSIRRPDELQALVSARLKITLPPQPALGRSGGAPGIVTAGVPKADLDDLRQSGWAVRPADLGALPEGRIGYSAAYQAAAREWLYGRSLLGRHVEAVLRAAAELKSDPAVDPRRIFVYGRGAGGVAVLIAAALDEQLAGVVAEQLITSWYAVTQARLHEGTAEIVVPGVLQDFDLPDLVNLIAPRPIWLADPRAPGGGRADASEYPRVWVRLVERGEDWPAGRWLAPLLASPQ, encoded by the coding sequence ATGATCCATATCCTGCTCTCTTTCCTTCTTCTGCAATCGCCGGATGAACTGCGCGCGAAGATGCTCGAACTGATCGGCGGCCTGCCCGAGGTGCGGACGCCGCTCAACGCGCGCGTGACCGGTGTGGTGGAGCGGCCTGGCTACCGGGTGGAGAAGCTGCTGTTCGATTCGCTGCCCGGTTTTCATGTGACGGCCAATCTGTATGTGCCCGCGGGCAGGCCGGGACCGTTTCCCGCGGTGCTCGGCACGGCCGGCCACAGCCCGTCGGGCAAGGCGGCAGCGGTGTATCAGCGCGCCTGGATTTCGCTGGTGCACCGCGGCTATGTGGTTCTTGCGTACGACCCGCCAGGGCAGGGCGAGCGCATCGAATACTTCGATCCCGAGATGCTCCGCCCCCGCCTCCGTCCGGGCGGAGTCGAGGAGCACATCATGGCCGGTCTCCAGTGCCTGCTCGTCGGCCACTCCATCGCCCGCTATTTCGTCTGGGACGGCATCCGCGCCTTCGACTACCTGACCACGCGCCCGGAAGTCGATCCCCGAAGGATCGGCGTCGCCGGCAACTCCGGCGGGGGGACGCAGGCGGCCTATCTCGCGGTCTTCGAACCCCGCCTCGCCGCCGCCGTCTCCTCCTGCTACATCACCCGTTGGAAAGAGCTGTGGGACGGCCCCGGTCCGCAGGACGCCGAGCAGGTCTGGCCGGGATTTCTCGCCGCACAGCTCGATTTCGCTGATTTCATCCGGGCTTTTGCGCCGAAACCATTCCTGATTTCCTCCGCAATCCGGGACTTTTTCCCCATCGAAGGCGCCCGCGCCACCTTCCGCGCCGCCGCGGAGTTCTACCAGCAGATGGACGCCCCTGGCCGGGTCGAGATGGCCGAGCACGATGACACCCATGGCTGGTCAAAACCCCTGCGCGAGGCCACCGTCCGCTTCTTTGACAGGCACCTGCGAGGCGTGGACGAGCCTTATCGGGAACCGGAATTTGACACGGAACCCGAGTCCCGCCTTTGGGTCACGCCCACCGGATATCTGGCCAATTCCATCGGCAGCGAGACCGTCTTCACTCTGAATCGAGCCATCGCCGCTGACCTCTATCCCCGCCGCCGCGCGCTTTCCATCCGCCGGCCGGACGAATTGCAGGCCCTCGTCAGCGCCCGTCTCAAGATCACTCTTCCTCCGCAGCCTGCCCTTGGGCGCAGTGGCGGCGCACCGGGGATCGTCACCGCGGGAGTTCCGAAAGCGGATCTCGACGATCTCCGCCAGTCCGGCTGGGCGGTCAGACCGGCCGATCTTGGAGCGCTGCCAGAGGGACGCATCGGATACTCGGCCGCGTATCAGGCTGCCGCCCGCGAGTGGCTGTATGGCCGCAGCCTCCTCGGCCGCCATGTCGAGGCCGTCCTGCGCGCTGCCGCGGAGCTCAAGAGCGATCCCGCGGTCGATCCCAGACGCATTTTCGTGTACGGCCGCGGCGCGGGCGGCGTTGCCGTTCTGATCGCCGCCGCCCTTGACGAACAGCTCGCCGGCGTTGTCGCCGAACAGTTGATCACGAGCTGGTACGCCGTCACCCAGGCCAGACTTCACGAGGGCACAGCCGAGATCGTCGTCCCCGGCGTCCTGCAGGACTTCGACCTGCCCGATCTCGTCAACCTCATCGCTCCCCGCCCCATCTGGCTCGCCGACCCGCGCGCGCCGGGCGGAGGCCGCGCCGATGCTTCCGAATACCCCCGAGTCTGGGTTCGCCTCGTCGAGCGTGGCGAAGATTGGCCCGCAGGCCGGTGGCTCGCTCCTCTTCTCGCCTCTCCGCAGTGA
- a CDS encoding formate dehydrogenase has product MAFTRRDWLKTTGAGLAAAPAALADFQDYFQPASASAPAVTRATSCCGICSPACGLQATIQDGVVRFIEGLPGDAHGLGHLCGKGAASVNYLYDPDRLKYPMKRTNPKKGFHEDPGWVRISWQEALDEIAFRMKQTVDNYGREALLFVTLPSPDLWLRFMNAMGVVNRVDHRDECFLTDMIIQRYTTGGKTWCNDFENSKYILLFGWDIVAKAKIIYASGIVEARKRGAKVVHFSPNYTATSRFANEWIPVKPGSDLAIALAMIQVIISENIYNREFVDNYTNFGKYESEIRAHFAQYTPEWAETISGVKAADIRRIAREFASSGPAIAPAHKKTLCANYMNGTQLVHAISILNILAGTIDRPGGRYFPRTHSIPGVDAVYPPPAYPPKAGRRVDGRDKLPLVQEVDAGLFSTLADGMLNKYPGMIKFAFWNAYTILAFPNPKTMEEAMKTVDFTVVMDFIPTDTVSMADIVLPSTMYLEVNDAVARDYNAKYPQTVARAAISPPPFETRSIGWVAIELGKRLCPDYFKTPDGSWISPATLLDEKVRRAGLGENFADFRAKGIVERPAPFTPRTSFVSVSGAEGKCQIYVPQFPARGADPLPKWVPKRDEPNEHYPYYYMTFIPAIHKRNTTQNMAILNEIMPTNHAIINPAMAKKHGISEGQKVLVRSRAGQIELPAHLSETVPPDVVMVAHGFGHASRALSKAGGKGVRDGDLIANPSIDDFIKAGNYGGSSCIMDAVCSIEPL; this is encoded by the coding sequence ATGGCATTCACGAGAAGAGATTGGTTGAAAACGACGGGCGCCGGGCTGGCCGCTGCGCCGGCTGCTCTGGCGGATTTCCAGGACTATTTCCAGCCGGCCTCGGCCTCCGCGCCGGCCGTGACCCGGGCTACTTCCTGCTGCGGCATCTGCTCGCCGGCCTGCGGGCTTCAGGCCACTATCCAGGACGGAGTCGTACGCTTCATCGAAGGCCTCCCGGGCGACGCCCACGGCCTCGGGCACCTGTGCGGCAAAGGCGCCGCCAGCGTGAATTACCTGTACGACCCGGACCGCCTGAAATACCCCATGAAGCGCACCAACCCGAAGAAGGGATTCCACGAAGATCCGGGCTGGGTGCGCATCTCCTGGCAGGAAGCGCTGGACGAGATCGCGTTCCGCATGAAGCAGACCGTCGACAACTACGGCCGCGAGGCCCTGCTGTTCGTCACCCTGCCCTCGCCCGACCTCTGGCTCCGCTTCATGAACGCCATGGGCGTCGTCAACCGCGTCGATCACCGCGACGAGTGTTTCCTGACCGACATGATCATCCAGCGGTACACCACCGGCGGCAAGACCTGGTGCAACGACTTCGAGAACTCGAAATACATCCTGCTGTTCGGCTGGGACATCGTCGCCAAGGCCAAGATCATTTATGCCAGCGGCATCGTCGAAGCGCGCAAGAGAGGCGCCAAGGTCGTCCACTTCTCGCCCAATTACACGGCCACCAGCCGCTTCGCCAACGAGTGGATTCCGGTCAAGCCGGGCTCCGACCTCGCCATTGCCCTCGCCATGATCCAGGTGATCATCAGCGAGAACATTTACAACAGGGAATTCGTCGACAACTACACGAACTTCGGCAAGTACGAGTCGGAGATCCGGGCCCATTTCGCCCAATACACGCCGGAATGGGCCGAGACGATCAGCGGCGTCAAGGCCGCCGACATCCGCCGCATCGCCCGCGAGTTCGCCTCCAGCGGCCCGGCCATCGCTCCGGCTCACAAGAAGACCCTCTGCGCCAACTACATGAACGGCACGCAACTCGTGCACGCCATTTCGATTCTCAACATTCTTGCCGGCACCATCGACCGCCCGGGCGGACGCTACTTCCCGCGCACGCACAGCATCCCCGGCGTGGATGCCGTGTATCCTCCGCCCGCCTATCCGCCCAAGGCCGGCCGCCGCGTCGACGGCCGCGACAAGCTGCCTCTGGTTCAGGAAGTCGATGCCGGCCTGTTCTCCACCCTTGCCGACGGGATGCTGAACAAGTACCCGGGCATGATCAAGTTCGCCTTCTGGAACGCCTATACGATCCTGGCGTTCCCGAACCCGAAGACCATGGAGGAAGCCATGAAGACCGTCGACTTCACGGTCGTCATGGATTTCATCCCCACCGACACGGTCAGCATGGCCGACATCGTCCTGCCTTCCACGATGTACCTGGAAGTCAATGACGCTGTCGCCCGCGACTACAACGCGAAGTATCCGCAGACGGTCGCCCGCGCCGCCATCTCGCCGCCGCCGTTCGAGACCCGTTCCATCGGCTGGGTCGCCATCGAGCTCGGCAAGCGGCTCTGCCCGGATTATTTCAAGACCCCCGACGGCAGCTGGATCAGCCCCGCCACCCTGCTCGACGAGAAAGTCCGCCGAGCCGGGCTTGGCGAAAACTTCGCCGACTTCCGCGCCAAAGGCATCGTCGAACGGCCCGCTCCTTTCACGCCGCGCACCAGCTTCGTCAGCGTGAGCGGCGCTGAAGGCAAATGCCAGATTTATGTCCCTCAATTCCCGGCCCGCGGTGCCGACCCGCTGCCGAAGTGGGTTCCCAAACGCGATGAACCCAACGAGCACTATCCCTACTACTACATGACCTTCATTCCGGCCATCCACAAGCGCAACACCACGCAGAACATGGCCATCCTGAACGAGATCATGCCAACCAACCACGCCATCATCAATCCGGCGATGGCGAAGAAGCACGGCATCAGCGAGGGACAGAAGGTCCTCGTCCGCTCCCGCGCCGGCCAGATCGAGCTGCCCGCGCACCTGAGCGAGACCGTCCCGCCCGACGTCGTCATGGTCGCCCACGGTTTCGGCCACGCGTCCCGCGCCCTCAGCAAGGCCGGCGGCAAGGGCGTCCGCGACGGAGACCTCATCGCCAACCCCTCCATCGACGACTTCATCAAAGCGGGCAACTACGGCGGCTCTTCCTGCATCATGGATGCCGTCTGTAGTATTGAACCCTTATGA
- a CDS encoding oxidoreductase, producing the protein MGTYGWLIDEKLCIECRACESACKTWNQLETGVGVRWRQVRVRETGVYPQVRQQALTGSCHHCENAWCMKVCPVKAIWRRAEDGTVQIDQDKCVGCQQCAMFCPYGAPQFNLRTRKMSKCTFCIDRQEQGLDPACVTLCPTGALQYGPWDEIQNKGSETTENFAPPRQTRPRIRFIKEGFPVTR; encoded by the coding sequence ATGGGCACGTATGGCTGGCTAATTGACGAGAAACTCTGCATCGAATGCAGGGCGTGCGAATCGGCCTGCAAAACCTGGAACCAACTGGAGACGGGTGTGGGAGTTCGCTGGCGGCAGGTTCGGGTGCGGGAGACGGGCGTGTACCCGCAGGTCCGGCAGCAGGCGCTGACCGGATCGTGCCACCACTGCGAAAACGCCTGGTGCATGAAGGTATGCCCGGTGAAAGCGATTTGGCGCCGTGCGGAGGACGGCACGGTTCAGATCGACCAGGACAAATGCGTGGGCTGCCAGCAGTGCGCCATGTTCTGTCCGTACGGGGCGCCGCAGTTCAACTTGCGGACCCGGAAAATGTCGAAGTGCACGTTCTGCATCGACCGGCAGGAGCAGGGTCTCGATCCGGCCTGCGTGACCCTCTGCCCCACCGGGGCGCTGCAGTACGGCCCCTGGGACGAGATTCAGAACAAGGGCTCGGAGACGACGGAGAACTTCGCGCCGCCGCGGCAGACGCGGCCCAGAATCCGTTTCATCAAAGAAGGATTTCCAGTGACCAGATAA
- a CDS encoding D-mannonate oxidoreductase, with product MHDLFDLSGRAAAVIGGGGVLAGEMALGLAAAGADVAILDFNEAAAQQKAARIEAMGRRALAVRVDATQKSDLQAALDRILGEFGHVEVLINAAGINSGTPFFEITEEEWQRILDVDLKSVFLACQVFGAWMTQPGRGGSIINISSASSGPPLSKVFTYSIAKAGVNQITQFLAREWAQKGVRVNAIVPGFFPAEQNRKLLTEERVADIMRHTPMGRFGDPRELVGAVLFLASDKASSFVTGSILRVDGGFLAMTI from the coding sequence ATGCACGACCTGTTCGATCTCAGCGGCAGGGCGGCGGCGGTCATCGGCGGGGGCGGCGTGCTGGCCGGAGAGATGGCGCTCGGGCTGGCCGCGGCCGGCGCGGACGTGGCCATCCTGGATTTCAATGAGGCGGCGGCGCAGCAGAAAGCCGCTAGGATCGAAGCGATGGGAAGGCGCGCGCTGGCCGTCCGCGTGGATGCAACGCAGAAGTCCGACCTCCAGGCGGCGCTGGACCGGATTCTGGGCGAATTCGGCCACGTCGAGGTCCTGATCAATGCCGCCGGGATCAACAGCGGCACCCCTTTCTTCGAAATCACCGAAGAAGAGTGGCAGCGCATCCTGGATGTCGATCTCAAGAGCGTGTTCCTCGCCTGCCAGGTCTTCGGAGCCTGGATGACCCAGCCGGGGCGCGGCGGCTCCATCATCAACATCAGTTCCGCCTCATCCGGTCCGCCCCTGTCCAAAGTGTTCACGTACTCGATCGCCAAGGCCGGCGTCAACCAGATCACCCAGTTCCTCGCCCGCGAATGGGCGCAGAAAGGCGTCCGGGTCAATGCCATCGTGCCCGGCTTCTTCCCCGCCGAGCAGAACCGCAAGCTCCTGACCGAAGAGAGGGTGGCCGACATCATGCGCCATACGCCCATGGGCCGTTTCGGCGATCCCCGCGAGCTGGTCGGCGCCGTTCTCTTCCTTGCATCCGACAAAGCCTCCAGTTTCGTCACTGGTTCCATCCTCCGCGTCGACGGGGGATTCCTGGCCATGACCATCTAG